In Sphaeramia orbicularis chromosome 15, fSphaOr1.1, whole genome shotgun sequence, a single genomic region encodes these proteins:
- the bnip4 gene encoding BCL2/adenovirus E1B 19 kDa protein-interacting protein 3 produces MSLQKDVPSDESLQGSWVELHFSGTGSQATSHHGSQEQIPTYSQEGDVEKMLLEAQHESGRNSSRGSSQCNSPLRSLTPLLLWRGSEGNSSQSDEDFQERRREVENLMKKNADWIWDWSSRPENNPPKEFLLKYPKRATSLSIRNTSVMKKGGILSADFLKLFLPSLIISHILAVGLGIYIGRRLTSHNTY; encoded by the exons ATGTCACTTCAGAAGGACGTTCCATCTGATGAGAGTTTGCAAG GTTCCTGGGTTGAGCTGCACTTCAGCGGCACTGGGTCTCAAGCTACTAGTCATCACGGAAGCCAGGAGCAAATCCCCACTTACAGCCAGGAAGGTGACGTGGAGAAAATGCTGCTAGAAGCACAGCATGAGTCAGGGAGGAACAGCTCCAGAGGAAGCTCCCAGTGTAACAG TCCACTTAGATCTCTGACTCCTCTTCTTCTCTGGAGAGGCTCAGAAGGGAACAGCTCACAG TCAGATGAAGACTTCCAAGAAAGAAGACGGGAAGTCGAGAACCTGATGAAGAAAAATGCTGACTGGATTTGGGACTGGtcgagtcgacctgagaacaatCCACCCAA GGAGTTCCTGCTGAAGTACCCTAAGCGGGCGACCTCTCTCAGCATCAGAAATACCAGCGTCATGAAGAAGGGAGGCATTCTCTCAGCTGACTTTCTGAAGCTTTTTCTTCCCTCGTTAATCATTTCCCACATACTTGCTGTTGGACTAGG GATATATATCGGGAGGCGCCTAACTTCCCACAACACCTACTGA
- the LOC115433788 gene encoding serine/threonine-protein phosphatase 2A 55 kDa regulatory subunit B delta isoform, translating into MAGVAGGNDFQWCFSQVKGAIDEDVAEADIISTVEFNYSGELLATGDKGGRVVIFQHEQESKNRPHLRGEYNVYSTFQSHEPEFDYLKSLEIEEKINKIRWLPQQNAAHFLLSTNDKTIKLWKISERDKRAEGYNLKDEDGRLRDPFRITSLRVPVLMPMDLMVEASPRRIFANAHTYHINSISVNSDHETYLSADDLRINLWHLEITDRSFNIVDIKPANMEELTEVITAAECHPHQCNVFVYSSSKGTIRLCDMRAAALCDRHSKFFEEPEDPSSRSFFSEIISSISDVKFSHSGRYMMTRDYLSVKVWDLNMENRPVETYQVHEYLRSKLCSLYENDCIFDKFECCWNGSDSAIMTGSYNNFFRMFDRNTRRDITLEASRESSKPRATLKPRKVSTGGKRKKDEISVDSLDFNKKILHTAWHPKDNVIAVAATNNLYIFQDKIN; encoded by the exons ATGGCGG GAGTTGCAGGCGGAAATGATTTTCAGTGGTGTTTCTCTCAAGTGAAAGGAGCGATAGATGAAGATGTTGCGGAAG CTGACATAATCTCAACAGTTGAGTTCAACTATTCTGGAGAATTGCTTGCAACTGGAGATAAAGGTGGCAGAGTAGTGATATTTCAACATGAACAAGAG tctaagAATCGTCCACACCTACGTGGGGAGTACAATGTCTATAGCACTTTTCAGAGTCACGAGCCAGAATTTGACTATTTGAAAAGTTtagaaattgaggaaaaaattaataaaatacgaTGGCTACCACAACAAAATGCTGCTCACTTTCTACTTTCAACAAATG aTAAAACTATCAAATTGTGGAAAATAAGTGAAAGAGATAAAAGAGCAGAAGGTTACAACCTGAAAGATGAAGATGGACGTCTCAGAGACCCTTTTAGAATCACGTCTTTACGG GTACCAGTACTGATGCCAATGGATCTCATGGTAGAAGCAAGCCCACGGAGGATCTTTGCAAATGCGCACACCTATCACATTAATTCCATTTCTGTAAATAGTGATCATGAAACGTACCTCTCCGCAGATGACCTAAGAATAAATCTATGGCACTTGGAAATCACAGACAGAAGTTTTA ATATTGTAGACATCAAGCCTGCCAACATGGAGGAACTGACAGAAGTAATCACAGCTGCCGAGTGCCATCCACACCAATGCAATGTATTTGTGTACAGCAGTAGCAAAGGCACCATCCGCTTGTGTGACATGCGAGCGGCAGCACTCTGTGATAGGCACTCGAAAT TCTTTGAGGAGCCTGAGGATCCAAGCAGCCGGTCCTTTTTTTCTGAGATCATCTCCTCAATCTCGGACGTGAAGTTCAGTCACAGCGGACGCTACATGATGACACGTGACTACCTCTCCGTCAAAGTTTGGGACCTCAACATGGAGAACAGGCCAGTGGAGACGTATCAG GTCCATGAATACCTTCGCAGTAAACTCTGCTCGTTGTATGAAAATGATTGCATCTTTGACAAGTTTGAGTGCTGCTGGAACGGTAGTGACAG TGCCATAATGACAGGCTCATACAACAACTTCTTCCGAATGTTTGACCGCAACACCAGGAGGGACATCACACTGGAGGCATCCCGGGAGAGCAGCAAACCACGAGCTACCCTCAAACCACGAAAAGTATCCACTGGGGGAAAGAGGAAGAAGGATGAGATCAGCGTGGACAGCCTGGACTTCAACAAGAAGATCCTCCATACTGCGTGGCACCCCAAAGATAACGTGATAGCTGTGGCAGCCACCAACAACTTGTACATTTTCCAGGACAAAATCAACTAG
- the smndc1 gene encoding survival of motor neuron-related-splicing factor 30 — protein MSEDLVKQLSSYKAQLQQVEVALSTDPDNEDLLKLQKDLQEVIDLTKDLLSSQPADGASTANGSEPVPLKHGWKVGDRCMAVWSQDGQVYDAEIEEIDRENGTAAVTFSGYGNAEVIPLVNLKAAEEGKRDEDGSIKPKSKKEQIAEQREYKKKKAQKKVQRMKELEQEREEQKSKWQQFNNKAYSKNKKGQVKRSIFASPESVNGKVGVGTCGIADKPMTQYNDTSKYNVRHLMPQ, from the exons ATGTCGGAAGACTTGGTGAAACAGTTAAGCAGTTATAAAGCCCAGCTACAGCAAGTAGAAGTTGCTTTATCAACTGACCCAGACAATGAAGACCTCCTTAAACTCCAGAAAGACTTACAG gaagtcattgaTTTGACAAAAGACCTCCTGTCTTCACAACCAGCTGATGGTGCTTCAACAGCTAATGGGTCAGAGCCAGTTCCCCTTAAGCATGGCTGGAAAGTAGGAGACAGATGCATGGCTGTGTGGAGTCAGGATGGACA GGTTTATGATGCTGAGATTGAGGAGATAGACCGGGAGAATGGTACTGCCGCCGTTACCTTCTCTGGCTATGGGAATGCTGAAGTGATCCCTCTGGTGAACCTCAAAGCAGCGGAGGAGGGGAAACGTGATGAAGATGGAAGCATAAAGCCCAAATCAAa GAAAGAGCAAATAGCAGAGCAGAGGGAGTACAAGAAGAAGAAAGCCCAGAAGAAGGTACAGAGAATGAAGGAGTTGGAGCAAGAGAGGGAAGAACAGAAGTCAAAGTGGCAACAGTTCAACAACAAAGCTTACTCAAAGAACAAGAAAGGACAG GTAAAAAGGAGCATATTTGCATCTCCAGAGAGTGTAAACGGGAAGGTGGGAGTGGGCACATGTGGTATTGCAGACAAACCTATGACCCAGTATAATGATACGTCAAAatataacgtcagacatttaatGCCACAAtga
- the LOC115434254 gene encoding alpha-2A adrenergic receptor-like, with amino-acid sequence MDCFNITSGNKVDYTVPLTILVGILILIIVFGNVLVVIAVITSRALRAPQNLFLVSLACADILVATLVMPFSLANELMGYWYFGKVWCEIYLALDVLFCTSSIVHLCAISLDRYWSVTQAIKHNLRRTPCRIKCTIFIVWILAAIISFPPLITMKKDEGKVDCPVCKINEEKWYIIFSSIASFFAPCVIMIMVYARIYQVAKKRTRTLPGERHRENGNMQDIKYDLDPLERKEAEKGDEDQGKDGEVNGVDVEDEASSSDGNETALCSLKRKRGLRMNKVTEVKPGETSPKPEVQPCMRASKWKGKQYRERRFTFVLAVVMGVFVLCWFPFFFTYTLTALCDKCKVPETLFKMFFWFGYCNSSLNPVIYTIFNNDFRRSFQKILCKQQRRGL; translated from the coding sequence ATGGATTGTTTTAACATCACCAGTGGAAATAAAGTTGATTATACTGTGCCTCTAACGATCCTGGTGGGTATCCTCATTTTGATAATTGTTTTTGGCAATGTCCTGGTTGTAATCGCTGTGATCACGAGTCGGGCCCTGAGAGCTCCGCAGAATTTGTTTTTAGTGTCCCTGGCGTGTGCAGACATCCTGGTCGCCACTCTTGTGATGCCATTCTCTCTAGCAAATGAATTGATGGGATACTGGTACTTTGGGAAAGTATGGTGTGAAATCTACTTGGCTTTGGATGTGCTCTTCTGCACCTCATCTATTGTTCACCTTTGTGCAATAAGTCTGGACAGGTACTGGTCTGTTACTCAAGCGATTAAGCACAACTTGAGAAGGACACCATGCAGAATCAAATGCACAATCTTCATAGTTTGGATTCTCGCAGCCATAATTTCATTCCCCCCACTTATCACAATGAAGAAGGATGAGGGTAAAGTGGACTGTCCGGTGTGTAAAATTAATGAGGAGAAATGGTACATAATATTCTCCAGTATCGCCTCTTTCTTTGCTCCCTGTGTCATTATGATTATGGTATATGCTAGAATCTATCAGGTTGCCAAGAAGAGAACACGAACCCTGCCAGGAGAAAGGCACAGAGAAAATGGCAACATGCAGGACATAAAATATGACTTGGACCCCCTGGAAAGAAAAGAGGCAGAAAAAGGAGACGAAGATCAAGGAAAGGATGGGGAGGTTAACGGGGTAGATGTGGAGGATGAAGCCTCCTCGTCTGATGGCAATGAAACCGCTCTCTGCTCCCTGAAGAGGAAGAGAGGTCTGAGAATGAACAAAGTGACTGAAGTGAAGCCTGGAGAAACCTCCCCAAAGCCAGAGGTGCAGCCCTGTATGAGAGCCAGCAAGTGGAAAGGAAAGCAGTACAGAGAGAGACGCTTTACATTTGTACTGGCTGTGGTCATGGGAGTGTTTGTTCTCTGctggtttcccttttttttcacATACACGCTCACTGCTTTATGCGACAAGTGCAAGGTCCCAGAGACATTGTTCAAAATGTTTTTCTGGTTTGGTTACTGTAATAGTTCACTTAACCCTgttatatacactatattcaaTAATGACTTCAGACGGTCTTTTCAGAAGATCCTTTGTAAACAGCAAAGAAGAGGATTGTAA